Proteins co-encoded in one Gammaproteobacteria bacterium genomic window:
- a CDS encoding urocanate hydratase produces MTFQSQILQGIPTELPPKREYTSSVNHAPKRKDILTLEEKKLAIRNALRYFPQDWHQELALEFTHELKNYGRIYMYRFKPQYKMYARPIDQYPAKCQQAAAIMLMIQNNLDPAVAQHPEELITYGGNGAVFQNWAQYLLSMQYLASMTSKQTLHMYSGHPMGLFPSSKNAPRVVVTNGMMIPNYSSPDDWEKYNALGVTQYGQMTAGSYMYIGPQGIVHGTTITVMNAFRKILNKDDTSAGKIFLTSGLGGMSGAQPKAGNIAGCITVCAEINPDAAKKRHAQGWVDVLIDDMDDLILRVKQAQDNKEVVSIAYIGNIVDVWEDFDRENIFVHVGSDQTSLHNPWSGGYYPVDVTYAESNRLIREQPEEFKQKVQESLRRQANAINRHAAKGTYFFDYGNAFLLEASRAGGDVMADNNIDFKYSSYVQDILGPMCFDYGFGPFRWVCTSGKPQDLDKTDDIAMQVLKEIMQDAPPEIQLQMQDNISWIADAKKNKLVVGSQARILYADAEGRIKIAKAFNDAVKAGEIGPVVLGRDHHDVSGTDSPFRETSNIYDGSQFTADMAIHNAIGDSFRGATWVSIHNGGGVGWGEVINGGFGMLLDGSKKAAKRLKAMLFYDVNNGIARRSWARNKEAMFALNREMARTPELKVTVPNLVDEDVFEIVDL; encoded by the coding sequence CATGAATTGAAAAACTACGGTCGCATATACATGTACCGGTTTAAACCGCAATACAAGATGTATGCACGTCCAATAGATCAATATCCCGCCAAATGCCAACAGGCTGCTGCGATCATGTTAATGATCCAGAACAATCTGGATCCGGCCGTGGCCCAACACCCGGAAGAATTGATTACTTATGGCGGAAACGGTGCGGTATTCCAGAACTGGGCACAGTATCTGCTCAGCATGCAGTATCTGGCCAGCATGACCAGCAAACAGACTTTGCACATGTATTCCGGTCATCCGATGGGACTGTTTCCGTCCTCAAAGAATGCTCCGCGTGTGGTCGTGACCAATGGCATGATGATACCGAACTATTCCAGTCCGGACGATTGGGAAAAATATAATGCTTTGGGGGTTACCCAATACGGGCAAATGACCGCCGGTTCCTACATGTACATCGGGCCACAAGGCATTGTGCACGGCACGACCATTACCGTGATGAATGCGTTTCGTAAAATATTAAATAAAGACGATACCTCTGCCGGAAAAATATTCTTAACCTCGGGTCTCGGTGGCATGAGCGGGGCACAACCCAAAGCCGGGAATATTGCCGGATGTATTACGGTATGTGCTGAAATTAACCCGGACGCTGCAAAAAAACGTCATGCCCAGGGCTGGGTCGATGTGCTCATTGATGATATGGATGACTTGATCCTTCGTGTAAAACAGGCCCAAGACAATAAAGAAGTGGTTTCCATTGCCTACATCGGAAACATCGTGGACGTCTGGGAAGACTTTGATCGTGAAAATATATTCGTGCACGTTGGTTCAGATCAAACTTCATTGCACAACCCCTGGTCGGGGGGATATTATCCGGTGGATGTGACTTATGCGGAATCGAATCGATTGATCCGTGAACAGCCGGAAGAGTTTAAACAAAAAGTCCAGGAATCCTTACGCCGTCAGGCAAATGCCATCAACAGGCATGCGGCGAAAGGCACCTACTTTTTCGATTACGGCAATGCCTTTTTACTTGAGGCCTCACGCGCCGGTGGGGATGTGATGGCCGACAATAATATCGATTTTAAATACTCGTCTTATGTGCAAGATATTCTGGGTCCGATGTGTTTTGATTACGGTTTTGGCCCTTTCCGCTGGGTGTGTACGTCGGGAAAACCGCAAGATCTGGATAAGACGGATGACATCGCCATGCAGGTACTTAAAGAGATCATGCAAGACGCGCCACCCGAGATCCAGTTACAAATGCAAGACAATATTAGCTGGATCGCGGATGCGAAAAAGAACAAACTGGTTGTTGGGTCACAGGCGAGAATACTTTATGCAGATGCAGAAGGGCGTATCAAGATCGCCAAAGCCTTTAATGACGCCGTTAAAGCTGGCGAGATCGGTCCAGTGGTTCTCGGACGCGATCATCACGATGTGAGTGGAACCGATTCACCGTTTCGCGAGACCTCCAATATTTATGATGGCAGTCAATTCACCGCCGATATGGCCATCCATAATGCCATCGGTGACAGTTTCCGGGGTGCGACCTGGGTGTCTATCCACAACGGCGGCGGTGTAGGCTGGGGTGAAGTGATAAATGGCGGCTTCGGGATGTTACTGGATGGCAGCAAAAAAGCCGCTAAACGCCTCAAGGCTATGTTGTTTTACGATGTCAATAATGGCATTGCCAGGCGTAGCTGGGCAAGAAATAAAGAAGCGATGTTTGCCCTGAATAGAGAAATGGCACGGACACCTGAGTTAAAAGTAACGGTCCCCAATTTAGTCGATGAAGACGTGTTTGAAATAGTTGATCTTTAA